The proteins below come from a single Nitrosospira sp. Is2 genomic window:
- a CDS encoding pilin, whose protein sequence is MRTKQDQRGLTLIETMMMLAVVGILATIAIPPAYQLYEDSQARAQVTEAVNLLDSVKSPITGFYSENGRWPTQSEFDGLITDRSGKYVASLTPVTLPSGFQVTATFKNSGVSPGLLNNDSGRTLVLATTDGVKWVCNDSNDPAAGVPGLRPGTLLPQHRPASCK, encoded by the coding sequence ATGAGGACGAAGCAGGATCAGCGGGGCTTAACGTTAATCGAAACAATGATGATGTTGGCGGTCGTCGGCATCCTGGCAACCATTGCCATTCCCCCAGCTTACCAGCTTTACGAGGATTCCCAGGCTCGTGCACAGGTGACGGAGGCAGTTAATCTTCTGGATAGCGTAAAATCCCCTATAACGGGGTTCTACTCCGAAAACGGAAGATGGCCCACACAATCGGAGTTTGACGGTCTGATAACGGATCGTAGCGGAAAGTATGTTGCAAGCCTGACGCCTGTAACCTTGCCTTCCGGCTTCCAGGTAACGGCGACCTTCAAGAATAGCGGTGTCAGCCCCGGGCTTCTAAATAATGACAGTGGCCGAACCTTGGTGTTAGCCACAACGGATGGCGTCAAATGGGTCTGCAACGACAGCAACGACCCTGCAGCAGGGGTCCCGGGCCTGCGTCCGGGCACCCTGCTGCCGCAACACCGCCCCGCGTCCTGCAAGTAA
- a CDS encoding universal stress protein produces the protein MLRFLFPVDGSDASNRAITEFIARLDWYRHIPEIHLLNVQFPQRGNVPLFIDKESIDRYHREEGLKELQAARELLDRAGLVCHYHIAVGNPPDVIMQYGKEIGCDQIVMGPRGLGAVKRILLGSVASKVIELSTIPVLLIR, from the coding sequence ATGTTGAGATTCCTTTTTCCGGTTGATGGTTCCGATGCTTCCAATAGAGCAATTACGGAATTCATCGCACGGTTGGATTGGTATAGGCACATCCCCGAAATACACCTGTTGAACGTGCAATTTCCTCAGCGCGGAAACGTACCCCTTTTCATCGATAAGGAAAGTATCGACAGGTATCATCGGGAGGAGGGGCTGAAAGAGCTGCAGGCGGCACGTGAATTACTCGATCGGGCCGGGCTCGTCTGCCATTACCACATTGCCGTGGGAAATCCGCCGGACGTGATTATGCAGTATGGGAAAGAAATCGGCTGTGATCAAATAGTGATGGGGCCGCGTGGCCTTGGCGCAGTTAAGAGAATATTGCTGGGCTCTGTGGCGAGCAAGGTTATTGAGCTTTCGACCATACCAGTATTGCTTATCAGATAA